One genomic region from Arthrobacter pigmenti encodes:
- the ftsH gene encoding ATP-dependent zinc metalloprotease FtsH, giving the protein MKFKNIFRGPIFWIVLAVVALLVILPSVFNNSGSRVDTKVGLELLANDQVEQAKIVDGENRVDLTLREDYEELGQSVYFLFSNNRGELVVEAINSSDVDGFTDQPIENNWFTSILGLILPILILGAIFWFLLSRMQGGGSKVMQFGKSKAKLISKDMPQVTFNDVAGADEAVEELHEIKEFLQEPAKFQALGAKIPKGVLLYGPPGTGKTLLARAVAGEAGVPFYSISGSDFVEMFVGVGASRVRDLFEQAKSNAPAIIFVDEIDAVGRHRGAGVGGGNDEREQTLNQLLVEMDGFDANTNVILIAATNRPDVLDPALLRPGRFDRQIGVEAPDMGGRMRILQVHAKGKPMAPGVDLRSVAKKTPGFTGADLANVLNEAALLTARSNAQLIDDRALDEAIDRVIAGPQKRSRVMKELERKITAYHEGGHALVAAALRNTDPVTKVTILPRGRALGYTMVLPADDKYSITRNELLDQLAYAMGGRVAEEIVFHDPSTGASNDIEKATSTARKMVTQYGMSERIGSVKLGQGGGEPFLGRDMGHERNYSDHIAYIVDEEVRRLIDNAHDEAYAILTENRDVLDRLALELLERETLNQAEIAEVFEDIRKRDARHVWLSKDSRPVHSLPPVVTPKERAEAEASGEPDPDSVSPQDQIADANLPRDFDVQGDGLPEPETESDDKGGATGTNRSD; this is encoded by the coding sequence ATGAAATTCAAGAACATTTTCAGAGGACCCATTTTCTGGATAGTGCTGGCTGTTGTCGCACTCCTGGTGATCCTGCCCTCCGTCTTCAACAACAGCGGTTCGCGCGTGGATACCAAAGTGGGTCTGGAGCTCCTCGCGAATGACCAGGTGGAGCAGGCCAAGATTGTCGACGGCGAGAACCGGGTGGATCTCACGCTCCGTGAGGACTACGAGGAGCTCGGGCAGAGCGTTTACTTCCTCTTCAGTAACAACCGCGGGGAACTCGTTGTCGAGGCGATCAACTCCTCCGACGTGGACGGCTTCACGGACCAGCCCATCGAGAACAACTGGTTCACCAGTATCCTCGGGCTGATCCTGCCCATCCTCATCCTGGGCGCCATCTTCTGGTTCCTGCTCAGCCGGATGCAGGGCGGCGGCTCCAAGGTCATGCAGTTCGGCAAGTCCAAGGCCAAGCTGATCAGCAAGGACATGCCGCAGGTCACCTTCAATGACGTCGCAGGCGCCGATGAAGCGGTGGAAGAACTCCACGAGATCAAGGAGTTCCTGCAGGAGCCCGCCAAGTTCCAGGCCCTGGGCGCCAAGATCCCCAAGGGCGTGCTGCTTTACGGCCCTCCCGGTACCGGTAAAACCCTGCTCGCGCGCGCCGTTGCCGGTGAAGCGGGCGTGCCGTTCTATTCAATCTCCGGCTCGGACTTCGTCGAAATGTTCGTCGGTGTGGGTGCCTCGCGTGTCCGCGACCTGTTCGAGCAGGCCAAGTCCAACGCTCCGGCCATCATCTTCGTGGACGAGATTGACGCCGTCGGACGCCACCGTGGTGCCGGCGTCGGCGGCGGCAATGACGAGCGTGAACAGACGCTGAACCAGCTCCTGGTGGAGATGGACGGCTTTGACGCCAACACCAACGTCATCCTCATCGCTGCAACCAACCGGCCTGACGTCCTGGACCCGGCACTGCTCCGTCCGGGCCGCTTCGACCGGCAGATCGGCGTCGAGGCCCCGGATATGGGTGGCCGGATGCGCATCCTCCAGGTTCACGCGAAGGGCAAGCCGATGGCCCCCGGCGTGGATCTGCGCTCCGTGGCGAAGAAGACGCCGGGCTTCACCGGTGCGGATCTCGCCAACGTCCTCAATGAGGCAGCTCTGTTGACCGCACGGTCCAACGCGCAGCTCATCGACGACCGCGCCCTCGATGAGGCGATCGACCGCGTCATCGCGGGCCCGCAGAAGCGCAGCCGCGTGATGAAGGAACTCGAGCGGAAGATCACGGCGTACCACGAGGGCGGCCACGCCCTGGTGGCGGCAGCTCTCCGCAACACCGATCCCGTCACCAAGGTCACCATCCTGCCGCGCGGGCGTGCCCTGGGGTACACCATGGTGCTGCCGGCGGATGACAAGTATTCGATCACGCGCAATGAACTGCTCGACCAGCTTGCGTACGCCATGGGCGGCCGCGTGGCCGAGGAAATCGTCTTCCACGACCCGTCCACGGGGGCTTCCAACGACATCGAGAAGGCAACCTCCACGGCGCGCAAGATGGTCACCCAGTACGGCATGAGCGAACGCATCGGCTCGGTGAAGCTGGGCCAGGGCGGCGGTGAGCCGTTCCTCGGACGCGACATGGGCCATGAGCGCAACTACTCGGACCACATCGCCTACATCGTTGACGAGGAAGTCCGCCGCCTCATCGACAACGCCCATGACGAGGCCTACGCAATCCTCACGGAGAACCGCGACGTCCTCGATCGGCTGGCGCTGGAACTGCTGGAGCGCGAAACCTTGAACCAGGCGGAGATCGCAGAGGTCTTCGAGGACATCCGGAAGCGGGACGCCCGTCACGTCTGGCTTTCCAAGGACAGCCGGCCCGTGCATTCGCTGCCTCCCGTGGTTACTCCGAAGGAACGCGCCGAGGCAGAAGCCTCCGGTGAGCCGGATCCGGACAGCGTTTCACCCCAGGACCAGATCGCCGATGCAAACCTGCCACGGGACTTCGACGTTCAGGGTGACGGACTGCCGGAACCGGAGACAGAATCGGATGACAAGGGCGGCGCGACGGGAACCAACCGTTCCGACTAG
- the hpt gene encoding hypoxanthine phosphoribosyltransferase, whose translation MDSHDVQADLKHVLYTKEEIQQRVQELAAEIDRDYADRDVLIVGVLKGAVMVMADLARAMHSHVTMDWMAVSSYGSGTQSSGVVRILKDLETDLMGKHVLIVEDIIDSGLTLSWLKANLLSRGPASVEICTLLRKPEAAKVTIDVKYVGYDIPNEFVVGYGLDFAEKYRNLDFIGTLAPHVYE comes from the coding sequence GTGGATTCACACGACGTCCAGGCGGACCTCAAGCACGTTCTCTACACCAAGGAAGAGATTCAGCAGCGGGTCCAGGAACTGGCCGCCGAGATTGACCGGGACTACGCAGACAGGGACGTCCTTATTGTCGGAGTCCTGAAGGGCGCCGTCATGGTGATGGCGGACCTCGCGCGCGCCATGCATTCCCACGTCACGATGGACTGGATGGCGGTATCCTCCTATGGCTCCGGCACGCAGTCCTCGGGTGTGGTGCGGATCCTGAAGGACCTGGAGACGGATCTCATGGGCAAGCACGTACTCATTGTCGAGGACATCATCGACTCCGGCCTGACCCTCTCCTGGCTCAAGGCAAACCTGCTCTCCCGGGGGCCTGCGTCCGTTGAGATCTGCACCCTGTTGCGCAAGCCGGAAGCGGCGAAGGTCACCATCGATGTGAAGTACGTCGGCTATGACATCCCCAACGAGTTCGTGGTGGGCTATGGCCTTGACTTCGCGGAGAAGTACCGCAACCTGGACTTCATCGGAACCCTCGCCCCGCACGTCTACGAGTAG
- the tilS gene encoding tRNA lysidine(34) synthetase TilS has protein sequence MIRRPRLNPVVGTARNLVRAALDEAQVPPGSLILVACSGGADSLAVAATTAHLARSGQYRVGAVVVDHGLQPDSAEVAEAARGQLTELGLEPVEVRRVEVPSRGMGPEAAARTARYAALDAAVEDHAAGAVLLGHTLDDQAEQVLLGLSRGSGTRSLSGMPARRGVYLRPFLGLRRSDTEEICRFSGLAPWHDPTNADPSLTRSRVRTQVLPYLEDALGPGIVEALHRTSRILAQDAAYLDELAYAEYTRLRTTHDDGSLLLGEDALRALPPALRQRVLALAVVELGGVQPSFERLLAAENLLRRKGSAGPVQLGGKVSAHRQVRGPRVPHGDASYGSLVLRKNHPKPS, from the coding sequence GTGATCCGGCGGCCGCGCCTCAATCCGGTTGTCGGCACGGCACGAAACCTGGTGCGGGCAGCGCTGGATGAGGCGCAGGTCCCTCCCGGCTCGCTGATCCTGGTGGCCTGCAGCGGAGGCGCCGATTCACTCGCCGTCGCCGCGACCACGGCGCACCTCGCACGGAGCGGGCAGTACCGGGTGGGCGCCGTCGTCGTCGATCACGGACTGCAGCCTGACAGCGCGGAAGTGGCCGAAGCCGCGCGCGGTCAACTGACGGAACTCGGCCTCGAACCGGTCGAAGTGCGGCGGGTGGAGGTGCCCAGCAGGGGGATGGGCCCGGAAGCCGCGGCCCGGACAGCCCGCTACGCCGCGCTCGACGCAGCCGTGGAAGACCACGCAGCCGGCGCCGTCCTGCTCGGTCACACCCTCGATGACCAGGCGGAACAGGTGCTCCTCGGACTCTCGCGCGGATCGGGAACGCGCTCGCTGAGCGGCATGCCGGCGCGCAGGGGCGTCTACCTCCGTCCCTTCCTGGGCCTCCGGCGGTCCGACACCGAGGAGATCTGCCGATTCAGCGGGCTCGCCCCGTGGCACGATCCAACGAACGCCGACCCGTCCCTCACCCGCTCCCGCGTCCGCACCCAGGTGCTGCCCTACCTTGAGGACGCGCTCGGCCCCGGCATTGTGGAAGCCCTCCACCGCACCTCACGCATCCTCGCGCAGGACGCCGCCTACCTCGACGAACTCGCTTACGCCGAGTACACACGGCTAAGGACAACGCACGACGACGGCAGCCTCCTTTTGGGCGAGGATGCCCTGCGCGCCCTGCCGCCTGCGCTGCGCCAACGCGTGCTGGCGCTCGCCGTCGTCGAACTCGGTGGAGTGCAGCCCAGTTTCGAGCGGCTGCTCGCCGCGGAGAACCTGCTGCGCAGGAAGGGATCGGCTGGCCCGGTGCAGCTGGGCGGCAAGGTCAGCGCCCATCGCCAGGTGCGTGGACCCCGGGTTCCCCACGGTGACGCCAGCTATGGCAGTCTTGTCCTTAGGAAAAACCACCCCAAGCCGTCCTGA
- a CDS encoding zinc-dependent metalloprotease — translation MDSSTPIQLVNWDLAASSAAKLAPPGPKLSPGEVAAVVENLRELADLSVEHVHRITGLEAARDLRDSDLVIVDRASWAKANTQSFKVLMAPAIEHLMRTKAEQLKAANAALGGSITGAQMGAILAFLASKVLGQYDPFGPSGQGKGGRLMLVAPNIVSVERELNVVPADFRLWVCLHEQTHRVQFAAAPWLKDHMLEHISELTVGLAGKADTLAERLSGALKSLPNRGQQDKEKHDDDGVPSSDGGILSLLQEPEDKARLSHLTAVMSLLEGHANVVMDAVDSSIVPTVKTIRRRFNARGKTRGPVEKFIRRLMGLDAKMRQYSDGAKFVRAVVDAVGMEGFNHVWERAENLPTEKEIHAPQEWVARMGL, via the coding sequence ATGGACAGCAGCACTCCTATTCAGCTCGTCAACTGGGATCTGGCCGCCAGCAGCGCCGCGAAACTGGCCCCTCCCGGCCCAAAGCTAAGCCCAGGGGAGGTTGCCGCCGTCGTCGAAAATCTCCGTGAGCTCGCCGACCTCTCCGTTGAACATGTCCACCGAATCACCGGGCTTGAGGCCGCGCGGGACCTGCGGGACTCTGACCTGGTGATCGTGGACCGCGCATCCTGGGCGAAAGCCAACACGCAGAGCTTCAAGGTGCTCATGGCGCCGGCAATTGAGCATTTGATGCGCACCAAGGCCGAGCAGTTGAAGGCGGCAAACGCAGCACTCGGCGGCAGCATCACGGGCGCGCAGATGGGCGCGATCCTCGCGTTCCTCGCCAGCAAGGTGCTGGGGCAGTATGATCCGTTCGGACCCTCCGGCCAGGGCAAGGGCGGCCGCCTGATGCTGGTTGCGCCGAACATCGTCTCGGTGGAGCGCGAACTCAACGTTGTCCCGGCGGACTTCCGGCTCTGGGTGTGCCTCCACGAGCAGACCCACCGCGTCCAGTTCGCCGCCGCGCCGTGGCTGAAGGACCATATGCTCGAGCACATTTCCGAGCTCACCGTGGGTCTGGCCGGCAAGGCCGATACCCTCGCCGAACGGCTCAGCGGCGCACTGAAGTCCCTGCCGAACCGCGGCCAGCAAGACAAAGAAAAGCACGACGACGACGGCGTCCCCTCCTCCGACGGCGGCATCCTCTCGCTGCTCCAGGAGCCCGAGGACAAGGCCCGGCTGTCCCATCTCACCGCCGTCATGAGCCTGCTCGAGGGCCACGCGAACGTGGTCATGGACGCCGTGGACTCCAGCATTGTGCCGACAGTGAAGACGATCCGCCGCCGTTTCAACGCCCGCGGTAAAACCCGCGGCCCCGTGGAGAAGTTCATCCGCCGCCTGATGGGCCTGGATGCGAAGATGCGCCAGTACAGCGACGGCGCCAAGTTTGTCCGCGCGGTCGTGGACGCCGTCGGCATGGAGGGGTTCAACCACGTCTGGGAGCGGGCCGAGAACCTGCCCACCGAGAAGGAGATCCACGCACCGCAGGAGTGGGTTGCCCGGATGGGGCTGTGA
- the dacB gene encoding D-alanyl-D-alanine carboxypeptidase/D-alanyl-D-alanine endopeptidase has translation MKRSTRVLTAMLLVVVLGVLAVPFGVHYGPQLAEALQERAPEPEPSVPAIQQAPEEVAAPTLVSRLDSGAPMPAPEVLAPLLNEALQVPGGTPVTGVVLDAATGESLFDQGGAELQLPASNIKLLTATAVLARIDPDRRLTTSVHRAGTGNVLVLKAGGDALLGSGESNPEAIVGRAGLATLAARTAEALTGGGPYQLVLDDTLFVGPVLNASWQEGDIQAGEIAPIYPLAINSSWLDESKQGGARADDAALAAAASFREALISEGIEVVEGIERQAAPEEATLVAAVESATVEEQVEHMLLTSDNYLAEVLARLAAEASGPPASFGGGLETIAEVINGLELETEGMVFGDASGLSPRNRVTPQQLAGVVRILLRSDNRALRHVLHGLPIASLSGTLAGRYNDDDAPTFAGAGLVRAKTGTLNAVTALSGYVVSADGRLLVFSFIASGLDGTTAPARDAVDAAAAVLAGCGCR, from the coding sequence TTGAAGCGCAGCACGCGGGTGCTCACGGCGATGTTGCTCGTCGTGGTCCTTGGCGTTCTCGCGGTTCCCTTCGGCGTCCACTATGGGCCCCAGCTCGCAGAGGCGCTCCAGGAGCGTGCTCCGGAGCCCGAACCGAGTGTCCCGGCCATCCAGCAGGCTCCCGAGGAGGTCGCGGCGCCAACGCTCGTCAGCCGCCTCGATTCCGGCGCGCCGATGCCGGCGCCGGAAGTACTCGCGCCGCTGCTCAACGAGGCACTGCAGGTCCCGGGAGGCACACCGGTGACCGGCGTCGTCCTTGACGCGGCAACGGGTGAGTCCCTCTTCGATCAGGGCGGCGCCGAACTGCAGTTACCGGCGTCGAACATCAAACTGCTTACGGCCACCGCCGTGCTGGCCAGGATCGATCCGGACCGGCGCCTCACCACCTCAGTCCACCGCGCCGGCACAGGCAACGTGCTGGTGTTGAAGGCGGGCGGAGATGCCCTGTTGGGCTCGGGGGAGTCCAACCCGGAGGCCATCGTGGGGCGCGCGGGCCTTGCCACGCTTGCAGCCAGGACCGCCGAGGCACTCACGGGCGGCGGTCCCTATCAGCTGGTCCTCGACGACACCCTCTTCGTAGGACCGGTGTTGAACGCGAGCTGGCAGGAAGGCGACATCCAGGCCGGTGAGATTGCGCCCATCTACCCGCTCGCCATCAACTCCTCCTGGCTGGATGAGTCGAAGCAGGGCGGCGCGCGCGCAGACGATGCCGCCCTGGCGGCTGCTGCCTCCTTCCGGGAAGCACTGATCAGTGAAGGCATCGAGGTCGTCGAAGGTATTGAACGCCAGGCCGCCCCAGAGGAGGCAACGCTTGTTGCCGCGGTCGAATCCGCCACCGTCGAGGAACAGGTCGAGCACATGCTCCTCACCTCGGACAATTACCTCGCGGAGGTCCTGGCCAGGCTTGCCGCGGAGGCGAGCGGGCCGCCGGCGTCGTTCGGTGGTGGACTCGAAACGATCGCGGAGGTCATCAACGGTCTCGAACTGGAGACTGAGGGCATGGTGTTCGGGGACGCGTCAGGCCTCTCCCCACGCAACCGGGTCACGCCGCAGCAGCTCGCCGGCGTCGTGCGGATCCTGCTTCGCAGTGACAACCGCGCCCTGCGCCACGTGTTGCACGGGCTGCCGATAGCCAGCCTTTCGGGGACGCTGGCGGGCCGCTATAACGACGACGACGCCCCCACCTTCGCCGGCGCCGGCCTCGTGCGTGCCAAGACCGGGACGCTGAACGCCGTCACTGCCCTGAGCGGCTACGTGGTTTCGGCGGACGGGCGGCTGCTCGTGTTCTCCTTCATCGCCAGCGGGCTGGACGGTACAACCGCGCCGGCACGGGACGCCGTCGACGCCGCGGCCGCCGTCCTCGCAGGGTGCGGCTGCCGGTAG